The genome window AACATGTGATTAATTTCGTGGCACGGCGAAAATCCATAGATTTTAAAAGACCTATGTTCTTTTTATATACTCATTTTTACTATTATTAACACTAAGGAAATAAATTCGTTCGCTTATGAAAAATTAAAAATATATCAAGACAAGAAGAAACTCGTTTCAAAAAATACAAAAAATGAAACTTTAATCAAATTGAGTGGCATAACTTATTATTAAAACAACGTTAAAGCCTCTGACTTTGTATAGAACTGTATACTATTTTAACTTTGCAACAGAACCATGCTTTCTACATTATTACATTTCTCTTAACTGAATGTATGTTACATTTTCTAAATTAATATACATAGGCACTGGATTAAGTACTTTAATAATATTTTTAACACATTCTGAGAATACTTCCCTATAATAGCCCATACAAGTGTTTTATGCTTTAATAAATCAATGACTTAGCTTTTTTATTTCTCTACTCCGTATTTCAATTTTGTTAAATATACTTTATTTTGTTTTTAAAAAATTCTATATACTCATCTCTACTATTTTGATCTTTATCAATTTCATATGCGATTAATGTATCTAAACATTGCATTCCAGTATATTCAACTATTCCATGACTAATGTGAAATAGTACTTGTTTGTGTATATCTCCTGATGAACCATGTATTTTAAAACTATCTTCTGATGAACCAGTTGTTGTACTTATAATAGCTTTTTTATTAGATAATCTGGCGTTCTTAAACTTCCCATATGCCCCTCCATAAATCCCTCCATATATTAAAACTTTATCAAACCATCCTTTTAATATTGCAGGAACACTCGACCACCATAAAGGGAATTGAAAAATAATAATATCCGCCCACAATAGTTTGCTTAATTCAGATTTAATTTCCTTACTTAATATGTTATTTTTGTAAGCATGCTCTTGTTCTATAGGATATTTAAAAAAGTTATTATTTTTTAAATATTTAAAATCAGATTTTTGAGCAACAGGGTTAAAATTCATTTTATACAAATCAGATACAACGACATTATTACCATTCTCCTTCAATACTGTTTGTGCAATATCTTTAAGTTTACTATTAAAAGATTGAGGTTCAGGGTGCGCATATACTATTAGAATATTCATTTAACTTCTCCTATATAGTGTTTTGCAATATTTACGTTTTATAGATTATTCCACCATTCAAAGTTATCTTGTTTAAGTAATTGATCACTTTCTTTAGGTCCAAAACTTCCTGGTTTATACTGTGGTATTGTTACGTTAGATTTTTTCCATTCAGTACTTATATAATCTATAAATTCCCATGAATGTTTAAGTTCTTCCCAATGTACAAAATTAGTTTGATTTCCTATTAAAGCATCACATATAAGTGATTCATAAGCATCCACTACTTGTTTTTTATCTATTAAGTTATAGATTTGTATATTATGGTTTCTATTATTTCTAGTTGATTTATTTTCATAAATATATAGTGATATTTGGGCATTAGGTTCTATATTTATTACCATTAAATTACAATCAACATCTTCATTATCATTTTCATAGATTAATTTACTATTTAATTTTTTAAATTCTATAACAACTTCTATTGCTTTTTTATTTAAACGCTTTCCTGTACGAATATAAAACGGTGTCCCTTTCCATCTATCATTATTAATGAGTAATTTCCCTGCTACAAATGTTTCTGTTGTTGAATCACTATTAACACCTTTTTCTTCATGATATGACATTATCGGAGTTTCATTAATAATACCATTAATATATTGTCCTCTAACAAAATATTTGTGTACATCAGCCCCTTTCAAAAATTTTATATTGTTTAAAAGTTCGATTTTTTTTAGTCTAATATCTTTACTATTTCTGCTTTCGGGTTTCTCCATAGCAATAAGAGTAAGTATTTGTAGTGCATGATTTTGCACCATATCTTTAAGCGCTCCTGTAGAATCATAGTATTGGCCTCTATCTTCAATGCCTAAAGTTTCCGATAGAGTTATTTGAACATTTGATATATACTTGTTGTTCCACAATGGTTCAAATATTGTATTACCAAAACGTAAAGATTCAATATTTTGCACCATCTCTTTACCTAGATAATGATCTATTCTAAATATTTCTTCTTCTTTAAAATACTGTCTTATGTGTTTATTTAAGTCTTCGGCAGATTTCAAATCTTTTCCAAATGGTTTTTCTATTATTAATCTTGAAAATCCATTTGTATCAGAAAGACCTGATTGGCTTATGCTTTGAGTTATAATTTTAAAAAATTGAGGATTCATTGCTAAGTAAAATAATCTATTGCCATCCAAACAATATTTTTTATCAATATCATTGGAAAGTTCCTTTAATTTATTCCAACTTGTTTTATCTTCAACATTTTGTTGAAAGTAAAATATGTTATCTAAAAATAAGTTCACCATTTCAAAATTTTCTTGGCTTAATAAAATTTGTTTTACTTTACTTCTATATTCTTCATCACTTATATCCTCTAAACCCGTAGAAATGATAACTAATTTCTTAAAGTGACCCTTTTTATAAAGATTAAAAATAGAAGGTAGCAATTTCCTGTAACTTAAATCTCCTGTTCCGCCAAATATTGTTATTAATGATGATAAATTTTTATCCAAAGCAGTTCCCCCCTTTTACTTGATTAGCTAGTTTCTGGTTTTCATTCCGTAACAGTAATTATATTACTCTTCATCCCATTGTGTGTGGAACACACCTTCACGGTCTTTACGTTCATAAGTATGTGCACCAAAATAGTCACGTTGTGCTTGGATAAGATTAGCTGACAAATCTTCAGAACGATAACTATCATAGTAGTTCACACTTGCAGAGAATCCTGGTGTCGGTACACCGTTTTTAACGCCTGTTGCTACGACGTCTCTTAATGCATCTTGGTAATCTGTAACAATATTTTTGAAGTATGGATCTAATAATAAGTTTTCAAGTTCTGGATTATTATCGTAAGCATCTTTAATTTTTTGTAAGAATTGTGCACGAATGATACAACCTTCACGCCAAATCATTGCCAGTTCACCTAATTTTAAGTTCCATTCGTGATCTTCGCTCGATTTTCTCATTTGCGCAAAGCCTTGAGCGTAAGAACAAATCTTACTCATATATAATGCTTTTCTGATTTTTTCTAAGAATTCTTCTTTATTACCATCAAATGAAGCTTGTGGTCCATTTAATGATTTAGACGCATTAACACGTTCTTCTTTAATGGATGAAATGAAACGAGCAAATACCGATTCAGTGATAATTGTTAATGGAATTCCTAATTCTAATGCATTAATAGAAGTCCATTTACCTGTACCTTTTTGACCAGCAGTATCTAATATTTTTTCTACTAATGGTTCATTATTTTCATCTAATTTAGTGAAAATATCACCAGTAATTTCTATTAAGTAACTTTCGAGTTCTCCAGCATTCCAATCTTTGAATGTTTGAGAAATTTCAGTATGACTCATACCTAATAAGTCTTTCATCATTGTATAACTTTCAGCGATTAATTGCATATCTGCATATTCAATACCGTTATGAACCATTTTCACATAATGACCTGCACCATTTGGGCCAATGTATGTTACGCAAGATGCACCATCTTGCGCTTTAGCTGCAATGGCATCTAAGATATCACTGACTTTATTATAAGCGGCTTCTTGACCACCAGGCATTAATGAAGGACCAGTTAAAGCGCCTACTTCACCACCTGATACGCCCATACCAATGAAATTAACGCCACTTTCAGCTAATGTTTTATTTCGACGAATTGTATCTTGATAGTTTGTATTACCACCATCAATTAAAATATCTTCATCGTCTAATAATGGAAGTAAGGCATTTATCATGTTATCCGTAGGACTACCAGCCTTAATCATCAACAAAATTTTACGGGGTTTTTCTAATGAATCTACAAATTCTTTCAAGTTATACGCAGGATATATCTTTTGATAATGAGACTTTTGAATAGTATCATTAATTTCATTATTATCTCTACTATGAATACTCACAGAATATTTCTTATCCTCGATGTTCCACGCAAGATTTTTCCCCATAACACCTAAACCTAAAATTCCAATATTACTAGACATTGTATCCTCTCATTTCTTTATAGTTTATAACCTACAATCTTGCTTCAAGATCTTTTTTCATATCTTCAAATCCTGGTTTACCAAGTAAAGCAAACATATTTTGTTTATACGCTTCTACACCAGGTTGATTGAATGGATTTACGCCTAATTGATAACCACTC of Staphylococcus succinus contains these proteins:
- a CDS encoding NAD(P)H-dependent oxidoreductase, coding for MNILIVYAHPEPQSFNSKLKDIAQTVLKENGNNVVVSDLYKMNFNPVAQKSDFKYLKNNNFFKYPIEQEHAYKNNILSKEIKSELSKLLWADIIIFQFPLWWSSVPAILKGWFDKVLIYGGIYGGAYGKFKNARLSNKKAIISTTTGSSEDSFKIHGSSGDIHKQVLFHISHGIVEYTGMQCLDTLIAYEIDKDQNSRDEYIEFFKNKIKYI
- the zwf gene encoding glucose-6-phosphate dehydrogenase, which codes for MDKNLSSLITIFGGTGDLSYRKLLPSIFNLYKKGHFKKLVIISTGLEDISDEEYRSKVKQILLSQENFEMVNLFLDNIFYFQQNVEDKTSWNKLKELSNDIDKKYCLDGNRLFYLAMNPQFFKIITQSISQSGLSDTNGFSRLIIEKPFGKDLKSAEDLNKHIRQYFKEEEIFRIDHYLGKEMVQNIESLRFGNTIFEPLWNNKYISNVQITLSETLGIEDRGQYYDSTGALKDMVQNHALQILTLIAMEKPESRNSKDIRLKKIELLNNIKFLKGADVHKYFVRGQYINGIINETPIMSYHEEKGVNSDSTTETFVAGKLLINNDRWKGTPFYIRTGKRLNKKAIEVVIEFKKLNSKLIYENDNEDVDCNLMVINIEPNAQISLYIYENKSTRNNRNHNIQIYNLIDKKQVVDAYESLICDALIGNQTNFVHWEELKHSWEFIDYISTEWKKSNVTIPQYKPGSFGPKESDQLLKQDNFEWWNNL
- the gndA gene encoding NADP-dependent phosphogluconate dehydrogenase translates to MSSNIGILGLGVMGKNLAWNIEDKKYSVSIHSRDNNEINDTIQKSHYQKIYPAYNLKEFVDSLEKPRKILLMIKAGSPTDNMINALLPLLDDEDILIDGGNTNYQDTIRRNKTLAESGVNFIGMGVSGGEVGALTGPSLMPGGQEAAYNKVSDILDAIAAKAQDGASCVTYIGPNGAGHYVKMVHNGIEYADMQLIAESYTMMKDLLGMSHTEISQTFKDWNAGELESYLIEITGDIFTKLDENNEPLVEKILDTAGQKGTGKWTSINALELGIPLTIITESVFARFISSIKEERVNASKSLNGPQASFDGNKEEFLEKIRKALYMSKICSYAQGFAQMRKSSEDHEWNLKLGELAMIWREGCIIRAQFLQKIKDAYDNNPELENLLLDPYFKNIVTDYQDALRDVVATGVKNGVPTPGFSASVNYYDSYRSEDLSANLIQAQRDYFGAHTYERKDREGVFHTQWDEE